The following coding sequences lie in one Vanacampus margaritifer isolate UIUO_Vmar chromosome 16, RoL_Vmar_1.0, whole genome shotgun sequence genomic window:
- the f11r.1 gene encoding F11 receptor, tandem duplicate 1, protein MFLAWLVSAILFAFSVTGASSFSVTTSNPNVQVKENEGVDLTCSYSSDFGSETRVEWKFKDLTGSQHFVVFDGEATKPYANRVTMYGNNLRFSKVTRKDNGLYDCEVSGIEFGEARVKLTVLVPPSPPVCRIPTSMTTGKNTILSCHDKDGSPPPQYKWYRNNVLLPPEPSKISGFQNSTYVLNSANGNLEFRSVRKTDTAQYFCEAFNNAGPPQRCRAVKMEVRDINTGGIVAGVIVALLLLVLLGLGIWYAHKKGYLPQLTESKQKTNVVYQPPSVYGVGGEDDDSEFKQKSSFVV, encoded by the exons ATGTTTTTGGCGTGGTTGGTTTCGGCGATCTTGTTCGCGTTCTCAGTCACAG GTGCAAGTAGCTTTTCAGTTACCACTTCCAATCCAAACGTGCAAGTGAAAGAAAATGAAG GAGTTGATCTTACATGCTCTTATTCTTCTGACTTTGGTTCGGAGACCAGGGTGGAGTGGAAGTTCAAAGACCTAACAGGGTCACAGCACTTTGTCGTATTTGACGGGGAAGCCACAA AACCGTATGCCAACCGTGTGACGATGTATGGCAACAATTTGAGATTCAGCAAAGTGACCCGTAAGGATAACGGACTGTACGACTGTGAGGTGTCGGGTATCGAGTTTGGGGAGGCCAGGGTGAAGCTCACTGTTCTTG tgCCTCCATCACCACCCGTGTGTAGGATCCCCACCTCAATGACGACTGGCAAGAACACAATCCTCTCCTGCCACGATAAAGATGGCTCCCCACCTCCCCAATACAAGTGGTACCGAAACAATGTCCTCCTGCCACCTGAACCAAGCAAGATTTCCGGCTTCCAGAATAGTACCTATGTGCTGAACTCTGCGAATGGCAACCTG GAGTTTCGCTCTGTTAGGAAGACAGATACTGCTCAGTACTTCTGTGAGGCTTTCAACAATGCTGGTCCGCCACAGCGCTGTAGAGCTGTGAAAATGGAAGTCC GTGACATCAACACTGGCGGCATCGTTGCCGGGGTCATCGTGGCTCTCCTGTTGCTCGTCCTGCTTGGTCTGGGAATTTGGTATGCTCACAAGAAAGGATACCTGCCCC AACTTACTGAAAG caagcaaaaaacaaatgtggtctACCAGCCGCCTTCTGTGTACGGTGTAGGTGGTGAGGATGACGAT AGCGAGTTCAAGCAGAAGTCATCATTTGTGGTATAG
- the thy1 gene encoding thy-1 membrane glycoprotein, protein MLLLTTILLFGFASAQKVIQLSYCLINENHVRLDCKYSLPAESPEVFCKYTQGERLLDTTNPEEEQHAPYKHRAKARIFPGNICRLLFKNLPNGKSNFTCNIKLADSATASKTSVVEKKLLLPCSAWSVLLQSCSGLLLTLMTLPMLLALDWL, encoded by the exons ATGCTCCTCCTCACCACAATTCTTTTGTTTG GCTTTGCGTCAGCTCAGAAAGTGATTCAATTATCTTACTGCTTGATAAACGAGAACCACGTCAGGCTCGATTGCAAATATTCACTTCCCGCTGAGTCACCCGAAGTATTTTGCAAGTACACACAAGGGGAACGACTGCTGGACACCACCAACCCGGAGGAGGAGCAGCATGCCCCCTACAAGCACCGAGCCAAAGCCCGCATCTTCCCGGGCAACATCTGCCGGCTGCTGTTTAAAAACCTGCCCAACGGCAAGTCCAACTTCACCTGCAACATCAAACTGGCCGACTCGGCTACTGCGTCCAAAACCTCGGTGGTGGAGAAAA AGCTCCTCCTCCCCTGTTCCGCCTGGAGTGTCCTGTTACAAAGCTGCAGTGGCCTGCTGTTGACCTTGATGACACTTCCCATGCTGCTCGCACTTGACTGGCTGTGA